One genomic window of Fimbriimonadia bacterium includes the following:
- a CDS encoding alpha-glucosidase/alpha-galactosidase yields the protein MKIAMIGAGSVGFTRRLFMDVLAVPELRDCTFHLMDISQEAVDMAVALCRKMVADNALPTRVDAGTDRRVALEGADYVICTIRVGGLEAFARDIEIPLKYGVDQCVGDTLGPGGVFYALRTIPVLLDIASDMRELCPNALLLNYSNPMAMNCWALRRAGGVRVVGLCHGVQGGAKQIAKALDVPYEELEYVCAGINHQTWFIKVAHRGGDRTNDVLAAFKADPELMKSEPLRIDMMERFGYYSTESNGHLSEYVPWYRKRPAEKDRWVDYSTWIGGETGGYLRCCRESQDEYRENFPKWLSGELDQIALGSRSSEHGSYIIEALETGRRYWGCFNVENTGLITNLPDGCTVELPCIVDSTGIHPCYVGDLPMQCAATCRASISVQEMAVEAALTGNKQLVRLAVLHDPLTAAVCNPEEVWAMVDEMFAALAPWLPQFGA from the coding sequence ATGAAGATCGCGATGATCGGTGCTGGTAGCGTCGGTTTCACCCGCAGGCTGTTCATGGACGTTCTCGCCGTGCCCGAGCTTAGAGATTGCACCTTCCACCTTATGGACATATCGCAGGAAGCCGTGGACATGGCAGTTGCGTTGTGCCGCAAGATGGTGGCGGACAACGCCTTGCCTACCCGCGTGGATGCTGGGACGGATCGGAGAGTGGCGCTGGAGGGCGCAGACTACGTGATATGTACAATTCGCGTAGGTGGGTTGGAGGCGTTCGCGCGCGACATCGAAATCCCGTTGAAATACGGTGTGGATCAGTGCGTTGGTGACACATTGGGACCGGGCGGGGTGTTCTACGCGTTGCGTACCATCCCGGTGTTGCTGGACATCGCGAGTGACATGCGAGAACTGTGCCCGAACGCTTTGCTGCTCAACTACTCCAACCCTATGGCGATGAACTGCTGGGCTTTGCGCCGTGCGGGCGGCGTCCGAGTAGTAGGGCTATGCCACGGGGTGCAAGGCGGAGCCAAGCAGATCGCCAAGGCTCTCGACGTTCCGTACGAAGAACTGGAGTATGTGTGTGCAGGCATCAACCATCAAACGTGGTTCATCAAGGTGGCACATCGCGGGGGGGATCGCACGAACGACGTACTGGCAGCTTTCAAGGCCGACCCGGAGCTGATGAAGTCAGAGCCACTACGCATTGACATGATGGAGCGCTTCGGCTACTATTCCACCGAGTCCAACGGACACTTGAGCGAGTATGTGCCGTGGTACCGAAAGAGGCCTGCCGAGAAGGATCGGTGGGTGGATTATTCCACCTGGATCGGTGGAGAGACTGGCGGATATCTGCGATGCTGCCGCGAGAGCCAAGACGAGTATCGCGAGAACTTTCCGAAGTGGCTATCGGGCGAGCTGGACCAGATCGCTCTGGGCTCCCGATCGAGCGAACACGGTTCCTACATCATCGAGGCGCTGGAAACAGGACGGCGCTACTGGGGCTGTTTCAACGTGGAGAACACGGGACTGATCACCAATCTGCCGGACGGCTGCACGGTCGAGTTGCCCTGCATCGTGGATTCGACGGGCATTCATCCCTGCTACGTGGGGGACTTGCCGATGCAGTGCGCCGCCACCTGCCGAGCCAGCATTTCGGTGCAGGAGATGGCGGTGGAGGCGGCGCTGACGGGGAACAAACAGCTCGTGCGGCTGGCGGTGCTGCATGATCCGCTGACCGCCGCGGTGTGCAATCCCGAGGAGGTGTGGGCGATGGTGGACGAGATGTTCGCAGCCCTCGCCCCGTGGCTTCCGCAATTCGGGGCGTAA
- the nuoG gene encoding NADH-quinone oxidoreductase subunit NuoG, with protein sequence MNENIRITIDDVEVEVPEGELIVEAVKRIGKEVPIFCYHPLLKPVGMCRMCLVEIGFRQDDGSVRMMPKPQTACTLPASKGMVVYTETPTVAADRKGVLEFLLINHPLDCPICDKGGECPLQNNTMFYGPSTSRYIEVKRHLPKAFPLSRYVTLDLERCIQCGRCTRFTEEISGDGQLAMLFRGANMQPNTFQMTEFTSKFSGNTIEICPVGALTSTEYRFRARPWDLHTSKTLCTGCSNGCNIWLDHRRGVLSRILGRSNPEVNEDWTCDKGKFGHQYLRNTDRPATPLIRKGEALVATDWFTAYEEIIRTFETGVVTSGPNGIAGLGGGLGTTEDAYMFQKLFRRGFGSNNVDHRRVASSRSEIASPVLAQGRPGMQVSLSELERAGSIFVFGSDLSDESPIVFLRTRKAWFRNGARLVCAHSEYNDVEDFAEVSLRYRAGTESWLIGGLLHLLARRPECDGIKGIAALRQSVADITPDRCAEQTGVSSEALRRAAEALSAAPCAILYGSALAASSEMVEGGLLSLAVLTGGTLNRLLPDAGSHGAVDMGVLPDSLPGLRDLGDPSSRAHFEAAWGGTIPEEAGMGTERVLQACAENRIRALFLNCFDPLTDFPDRALAERALEEVDYLVVHHFLQSECTQYASVFLPAQSWADRTGTFTNVEGRVQRFDQALQPIGAAKATWQVCAELLFRMHRMTPPFGPGDIMAEIARLVPAYAECTYHKIGEHGTRIAPHRVAVEPAVDAYHLPTAKAEK encoded by the coding sequence ATGAACGAGAACATCAGAATCACCATTGACGACGTCGAAGTCGAAGTCCCCGAAGGCGAGTTGATCGTCGAGGCGGTCAAGAGGATCGGCAAGGAAGTGCCGATCTTCTGCTATCATCCGCTTCTCAAGCCCGTCGGCATGTGCCGGATGTGCTTGGTGGAGATCGGCTTTCGGCAGGACGACGGCAGCGTACGCATGATGCCGAAGCCGCAGACCGCCTGCACCCTGCCCGCGAGCAAGGGAATGGTCGTGTACACCGAGACCCCGACCGTGGCCGCAGACCGCAAGGGTGTGCTGGAGTTCCTGCTCATCAACCACCCCCTGGATTGCCCCATCTGCGACAAGGGGGGTGAGTGCCCGCTTCAGAACAACACCATGTTCTACGGTCCCAGCACCAGTCGCTACATCGAGGTCAAGCGGCACCTGCCCAAGGCGTTTCCGCTCAGCCGCTACGTCACGCTGGACTTAGAGCGGTGCATTCAGTGCGGACGCTGCACCCGCTTCACCGAGGAGATCAGCGGCGACGGGCAGCTGGCGATGCTCTTCCGCGGTGCCAACATGCAGCCGAACACCTTCCAGATGACGGAGTTCACGAGCAAGTTCAGCGGTAACACCATCGAGATATGCCCAGTGGGCGCGCTGACCAGCACGGAGTATCGCTTCCGGGCAAGGCCCTGGGACCTGCACACGTCGAAGACGCTGTGCACCGGCTGCTCGAATGGCTGCAACATCTGGCTAGACCACCGGCGCGGGGTATTGTCGCGCATTCTGGGCCGCTCCAACCCGGAAGTGAACGAAGACTGGACATGCGATAAGGGCAAGTTTGGACATCAATACTTGCGCAATACCGACCGGCCGGCGACACCGCTGATCCGGAAAGGCGAGGCGTTGGTCGCTACCGACTGGTTTACCGCCTATGAAGAGATCATCCGCACCTTCGAAACCGGGGTAGTCACTTCGGGCCCAAACGGCATCGCGGGGCTTGGTGGGGGACTCGGGACGACGGAAGACGCCTATATGTTCCAGAAGCTGTTCCGGCGGGGCTTCGGGTCGAACAACGTGGACCACAGGCGAGTGGCGAGCTCGCGCTCGGAGATAGCTTCGCCGGTGCTAGCCCAGGGTCGCCCCGGTATGCAGGTATCTTTGTCGGAGTTGGAGCGCGCGGGGTCTATCTTCGTCTTCGGGTCGGACCTGTCGGACGAGTCGCCCATCGTCTTTCTGCGAACGCGCAAAGCATGGTTCCGGAATGGGGCGCGCTTGGTCTGTGCGCACTCGGAGTACAACGATGTCGAGGACTTTGCCGAGGTGAGCCTGCGCTACCGAGCGGGCACCGAGAGCTGGCTCATCGGCGGCCTGCTGCACCTCCTCGCACGGCGACCGGAATGCGATGGGATCAAAGGTATCGCCGCTCTTCGGCAGAGCGTGGCGGACATCACTCCCGACCGCTGCGCGGAGCAGACCGGAGTGAGCTCGGAGGCGTTGCGGCGGGCCGCGGAGGCTCTGTCGGCTGCGCCGTGCGCCATCTTGTATGGCTCGGCGCTGGCTGCGTCTTCCGAGATGGTCGAGGGCGGCCTCCTCAGCCTGGCCGTGCTTACGGGAGGCACGCTGAATCGGCTACTCCCCGATGCGGGTTCGCACGGAGCCGTGGACATGGGCGTTCTTCCGGACAGCCTGCCCGGTCTTCGGGACCTGGGCGACCCCTCATCGCGCGCGCACTTCGAGGCAGCTTGGGGCGGTACGATCCCCGAAGAGGCCGGGATGGGCACGGAGCGAGTGTTGCAAGCGTGTGCCGAAAACCGCATCCGTGCACTGTTCCTTAACTGCTTCGATCCTCTCACCGACTTCCCAGACCGCGCGCTGGCGGAGAGGGCGCTGGAAGAGGTGGACTACCTGGTCGTACACCACTTCTTGCAGTCGGAATGCACGCAGTACGCGAGTGTGTTCTTGCCCGCACAGTCGTGGGCGGACCGGACAGGCACCTTCACGAACGTAGAGGGTCGGGTGCAGCGTTTCGATCAGGCGTTGCAGCCGATTGGGGCGGCCAAGGCCACGTGGCAAGTGTGCGCAGAGCTATTGTTCCGTATGCACCGAATGACACCACCCTTCGGACCAGGTGACATCATGGCGGAAATCGCTCGGTTGGTACCCGCTTATGCCGAATGCACTTACCATAAGATCGGAGAGCACGGCACTCGTATCGCACCCCACAGGGTTGCTGTCGAGCCGGCGGTTGACGCCTATCACCTACCTACTGCCAAGGCCGAGAAGTAG